The Klebsiella quasivariicola region GTCGCGCAGAATCATGGTCTCGGTACGGTCTGGACCGGTAGAAATAATATCCACCGGGACGCCAGTCAGCTCTTCAATACGCTGGATGTAGTTCAGGGCTGCCTGCGGCAGGCCGCTGCGCTCTTTCACGCCGAAGGTGGTTTCGGACCAGCCCGGCATTGTTTCGTAGATAGGCTCGATACCTTCCCAGTTGTCGGCAGCCAGCGGAGTGGTGGTCACTTCACGGCCGTCCGGCATACGGTAGCCGACGCAGATTTTCACTTCTTTCAGGCCGTCGAGGACGTCCAGTTTAGTCAGGCAGAAGCCGGACAGGGAGTTAATCTGCACTGCGCGACGAACTGCGACCGCGTCCAGCCAGCCGGTACGACGACGACGGCCGGTGGTCGCGCCGAACTCGTTACCCTGCTTGCAGAGGAACTCGCCGGTTTCATCAAACAGCTCGGTCGGGAACGGACCTGCACCGACGCGAGTCGAATACGCTTTAATGATACCCAGGACGTAATCCACATAACGCGGACCCAGGCCGGAGCCGGTCGCCACGCCACCTGCGGTGGTGTTAGAGGAGGTCACGTACGGATAGGTACCGTGGTCGATATCCAGCAGCGTACCCTGCGCGCCTTCGAACATGACGAAGTCGCCACGCTGACGCGCCTGATCCAGCAGGTCGGATACGTCAACCACCATGCCGGTCAGGATGTCGGCAATCGCCATCACATCGTCCAGCACTTTCTGGTAGTCAACCGCTTCTGCTTTATAGAAGTTCACCAGCTGGAAGTTGTGATACTCCATCACTTCTTTCAGTTTATCGGCGAAAGTCGCTTTATCGAACAGATCGCCAACGCGCAGACCACGACGAGCGACTTTATCTTCGTAAGCCGGGCCGATGCCGCGACCGGTGGTGCCGATCGCCTTCGCGCCGCGCGCTTTTTCACGTGCCACGTCCAGCGCCACGTGATAGTCAAGGATAAGCGGGCAGGCTTCAGAGAGCAGCAGACGCTCGCG contains the following coding sequences:
- a CDS encoding adenylosuccinate synthase, translated to MGNNVVVLGTQWGDEGKGKIVDLLTERAKYVVRYQGGHNAGHTLVINGEKTVLHLIPSGILRENVTSIIGNGVVLSPAALMKEMKGLEDRGIPVRERLLLSEACPLILDYHVALDVAREKARGAKAIGTTGRGIGPAYEDKVARRGLRVGDLFDKATFADKLKEVMEYHNFQLVNFYKAEAVDYQKVLDDVMAIADILTGMVVDVSDLLDQARQRGDFVMFEGAQGTLLDIDHGTYPYVTSSNTTAGGVATGSGLGPRYVDYVLGIIKAYSTRVGAGPFPTELFDETGEFLCKQGNEFGATTGRRRRTGWLDAVAVRRAVQINSLSGFCLTKLDVLDGLKEVKICVGYRMPDGREVTTTPLAADNWEGIEPIYETMPGWSETTFGVKERSGLPQAALNYIQRIEELTGVPVDIISTGPDRTETMILRDPFDA